The proteins below come from a single Mugil cephalus isolate CIBA_MC_2020 chromosome 7, CIBA_Mcephalus_1.1, whole genome shotgun sequence genomic window:
- the LOC125010571 gene encoding mucin-4-like, which yields MWTFILSVTLLSVLQINYVVTTGCSIVSVTSPSASTLKVVWSGYSGATNYVLDFRVVNSTSIAPVVVMQGSESTQRLIQGLRPGHVYQVTLKVFNYFAVVCTDTQVTITVPATSQITFSKAISSSSIKFEWSSVIGAESYILFVEELFSSPLKRYNHTFTTLHGQVDGLTPSTTYNCYIYASNSAGNGAKSNTRTIMTLVQPPTGVALVATGKSTARVTWNSVDKVLLYQVTVSDNDNPSNTPVIRNTSSTSMDISNLEPCSTYVVGVSSVNVFLEPGEAANVTHTTSTINPVTTVSAQYSCSGGMVTVTWDLVFGANLYRATAVDGTGASLNCTSASTSCQITMLKCGEKYRVHVTAISDDCESTSNATSLFETVPCAPANTETSHECSSNVIVFSWEPTNNTFYYVATAIDNTGEETECRTVDNRCIFTNTGCGQYYKYNVYAVSSECNSEVSQSEFVRTSPCLPTSVRTAAECHSDMLITTWDSAAGALSYTVEAQGNTQQTYNCTSSSNSCAVTGVPCGEHLSVWIVASNDNCSTDKVLGEVAQTIPCTPTNVSASVECSLDSAVVNWTTSIGAIFYIAVAQDTNGNVHSCNSMGTNCLIEGLNCGQNYTASVIGTNLKCNSTVSQEVTFMTAPCPPTNIEAFRDCDANHALIVWQNHRPTGLYTATIVDRTGAELDCTSSTVNNCKIPSLPCGKKYNVTVTYHDGNCPSTSTSISMDSVPCGPEDVRASVTCITGEVTVSWNISIPSENYTTVFSRGMGQDQYCNSTETQCIMKGLICGSSYTVTVFSVTGSCFSLPSPDVTVQTLPCPPTSVSAAHTCAPDPVPVSWVPSDSAKYYTAVAVSSGGHRSECTTSGSSCSLPGLHCGEVYTIGVSGADDSCTGQLSSTVSLDTEPCPPSNVSSRLMCSATAAQVWWAPSTNAVGYTVVANTNGQSLTCNSSSPNCTLSNLVCGQTYDILVKATDGSCVSNYSAPFRQDQVPCAPGNVSTDLSCVTNDVTVSWTASAVPLNYSATAMPLGGNASAVTCSTNSASCVLSGLQCGQTYNVSVKASSGSCSGSYSPTQTLRTAPCSPQSLTAVTDCGTNFLRASWNASVGATYYTATLTGPGGFSETCTSSNLTCSFAGLQCASQYKLTVTSQDSLCSSAPSQRPLMTGPCDPVNVTSVLQCGSDAATVSWAAAAGAVAYTVHAQEASSQRYATCRTSTTSCQLNQLQCGKIYNVTVMAEDANCNSTGASRAVIMTAPCSPSILSSSLICGTNSSLLSWMPMVDATGYIVNATAANGHSASCNSATASCTLTDLLCSETYMARVTARGDHCDSAPGTIANITTVPCSPDIISKRYTCSTNTAVLRWTEPVGSLGFHAQVAGQGFQDGCHTTNTSCEFQDLPCGLDFSVTVQAQGAECNSSTSASKSLKTVPCAPRNVSAALICANHSALVTWVGSPSALGYNVTVTGQDGHTHHCHTNTTSCQVPNIHCGETYSVTVAPYSEMCTGNPSAAYSFRAGLCAPSNTSVSQACEDSTVSWSHVTGADMYIATATAPDGHTHTCSSNYSNTCNFTDLHCGETYSVAVVTVDRGCQSEPSSAVELRTALCPSANFTGHVTCDSNMLTLSWSPVSGDTFLLETERIDGTHTPSVLTTSNTSHTLSNLPCGQRYAFRIAAQDGNCRSNYSPPIEISTAPCQPSNLTARVDCGTNNGNFSWAESSGAGFYTVEVTGEHGHVASCSSNDTSCAVKLDCGRSYSATLVASTESCNSSKHTDIQFDSAPCLPDDVLAELECNTNVLNVSWTQTQGSDDYTAWAISTDGHRASCNSTSNHCCIHGLHCGKIYEVAVTSSSIHCQIIAGSDYKVQSAPCKPENTSVDQNCSSNVMTVKWNQGGATQNYTVMATSASGVNSTCVSTESSCSFLDLSCGQRYTFSVMGHTNVCMSEISTPVEKLTAPCSPTSVSADLNCSTHNALVSWSSSAEATGYSVQATSTDGDNSSCSAMDTSCTLDNLVCGQEYTVVVEGMHTGCPGPASAPATLTTEPCVPTNVSVSYMISSALVVWSPAGGATSYFAKALTDQGSMFTCRGSNTSCVLTGLQCSQIYNVTVTARNQVCDSMMSETYRVMTEPCPPTNVQAIVDCEQLNATVSWQLSDLAVGYVAYFANQDGHNASCVGTYTDTSCVISGLMCGAVYSVWVKALGQQYNSSDSTMVSLVSGPCQPSSILAVMDCEAFSTTISWSPSVGAVSYVTMLTASSGHNASCTTNHTHCQPSSLQCGEKYSVTVIAQGETCKSSAQMSGYLTTGPCVPMNLSVHYNVSNAKVMWGAARGASLYSVQAVTDQGPTATCDTNNTHCSLTSLQCSQIYNVTVTARNQACNNTVVSAPYRVMTEPCPPANVQASILCEQLTATVSWQLSDLAVGYVAYFDNQNGHRTSCVGSDTDTQCAVSGLMCGIVYSVWVKAVGQQYNSSNSAVVSLTSAPCLPRAIEVEVNCYTDGAAVVSWDSTYGTSNISLMAVIGGSLQTLCTTQRNSCNVTGLSCGETYNLSLTATNEQCSLTAPTHTNLTTRPCTPQGAAVTLRCGSRTAVLSWDERSDVELYMASATKASGDEVMKCNTTGSTCQFPGLDCGEMYNFTVKAHIQGCFSQASSTVFIQTEPCQPVIASVQALCQSEHVQISWHQASGVDNYLVTAKGSLGYTLTHNTTQGLLSASLPCGQHYNVTVQGRSSECDSVPSSPAFFKTTPCTPRDVATYVECEFDTGSMSWAPSDGAETYIAVATGLDGHSHSCVTDNTSCTWSDLHCGEEYTVVVRAKSGNCSSLPSNSSVIHMEPCVPQNLSVSVDCGMDVVSLRWEASSGSNMYTVSAEAGGKSVDLSTNITTADFPSLTCGQNYSLTVTPLNQHCPGNSSAATSVRTRPCPPMGVSTRQDCLSSIVMVTWQPGNGSDYYTATMQTDTGISKMCMSDSNTCSVPGLMCGHNFSVSVTASNQQCNVTSSQTTSLQSVPCAPANVSVAMDCANNTAVVSWPASRGARQYLVTAHSSHGNDSCQTSDLRCSLGNLTCGSSYTVRVVAMDDRCSSIQSQALMFSSGPCPPQNVSAQVSCSSDSVTVSWDAVRDADHFLVLLTAENGGTAGSCNTTNTACSVSNATCGNTYSFQVTSVRGGCRSQHGHAHSIQTAPCQPQGIRGRLDCVTNSAWISWEAASGADSYLVSALGGEDHAANCTTSTNSTCEVEDLACGVLYNFSVTAKNAKCESQPSAAIKLQTAPCSLSAITAFPRCHNSSILVTWGLMEGGDGTTLYTATAEASDHTYLSCNDTGTSCYLHGAQCDLHYTIIVAASSDRCSSMRSPPYRVSMEPCPPRDVMVKPSCEDSSALISWAPSPVAETYHVVATAADGHVHTCNATASTNCSMSELHCDQRYTVLVTASHENCSSKASQNATLYTGPCQPSGLSVTFDCNNQSAMLTWAPSDNAGDYYGCAQDGNGTMLYCHSTTPSCSIDSLNCGTVYNFSVQASDGACNSSFSDPVQGGAVPCPPDAVEVQLLPMAMEVQVLHFSWTQIACADTEYLLTLTGSLLGDSETMFKISSYWTSVTYFEVPLPCGSSYAATVQSRNAAGTGDSSAPLNGTTGPCQPSGVTYSGNSSFATISWDASAYATEYTVYDNGVTPRAQLCNTTGLSCSLSNIASTNLVITASNAAGESEATSVTVVTTQGRRRRDLSEQMTVKSGLSAPVLDVTQAMSTVIFIEWSQAEAASHYSLLVKKQGSTGERQELTVYGESIILTDLSPDSNYCFTVTAIYAQADSGAESEPVCVQTGQGFSQ from the exons ATGTGGACGTTTATTTTGTCAGTCACCCTATTGTCCGTTTTACAG aTTAATTATGTTGTGACTACAG GGTGCAGTATTGTGTCAGTGACATCTCCTTCAGCCTCAACTCTGAAAGTGGTATGGAGCGGCTACAGTGGAGCTACAAACTATGTACTGGACTTCAGAGTTGTGAACTCCACCAGTATCGCTCCAGTGGTGGTGATGCAGGGATCGGAGAGTACGCAGAGACTGATCCAGGGCTTAAGGCCCGGCCATGTCTATCAAGTCACACTGAAGgtctttaattattttgctGTGGTGTGCACAGACACTCAAGTAACCATAACAG TGCCTGCCACATCCCAGATCACGTTTTCGAAAGCTATTTCGAGTTCATCTATAAAGTTTGAGTGGTCCAGCGTGATAGGGGCAGAAAGCTACATCCTGTTTGTGGAGGAGCTGTTTAGTTCTCCTCTGAAGAGATACAACCACACCTTCACAACCCTGCATGGCCAAGTGGACGGCTTGACTCCCTCAACAACTTACAACTGCTACATTTACGCATCCAACAGTGCCGGCAATGGTGCCAAAAGTAACACAAGGACAATAATGACGT TGGTGCAGCCGCCAACTGGAGTGGCTCTGGTAGCCACTGGGAAGAGCACAGCCAGAGTGACGTGGAACTCTGTGGATAAAGTCCTGCTTTACCAAGTGACTGTGAGTGACAATGACAACCCCAGCAACACGCCGGTCATCAGGAACACCTCAAGCACATCCATGGATATAAGTAATCTGGAACCTTGTTCCACCTACGTAGTGGGAGTATCGTCAGTCAACGTTTTCTTGGAGCCTGGAGAAGCCGCAAATGTCACACACACTACCTCCA CTATCAACCCGGTGACAACAGTCTCTGCGCAGTATAGCTGCTCCGGTGGCATGGTGACTGTAACTTGGGATTTGGTGTTTGGGGCAAATTTGTACAGGGCCACAGCTGTGGATGGCACCGGAGCTTCCCTCAACTGTACGTCTGCTTCCACCAGCTGCCAGATCACCATGCTCAAATGTGGTGAGAAGTATCGCGTCCATGTCACGGCCATCTCTGATGACTGCGAGAGCACCTCCAACGCTACCTCCTTGTTTGAGACGG TCCCCTGTGCACCAGCTAATACTGAGACCAGCCACGAATGCTCCAGCAATGTAATCGTCTTTAGCTGGGAGCCCACCAACAACACCTTCTACTACGTGGCCACGGCCATAGACAACACCGGCGAAGAGACTGAGTGTAGGACAGTAGACAACAGGTGCATCTTCACTAACACGGGCTGTGGACAGTACTACAAGTACAACGTGTACGCCGTCAGCTCCGAGTGCAACAGCGAAGTCAGCCAGTCCGAGTTTGTCCGGACAT CTCCTTGTCTACCAACAAGCGTGAGGACAGCGGCTGAGTGTCACTCTGACATGCTGATCACAACCTGGGACTCTGCGGCCGGAGCTCTCTCTTATACTGTAGAAGCTCAGGGGAACACGCAACAAACCTACAattgcacctcctcctccaacagcTGTGCAGTGACCGGCGTGCCTTGTGGTGAACATCTCAGTGTGTGGATCGTCGCCTCCAATGACAACTGCTCCACTGACAAGGTGTTGGGAGAAGTTGCTCAGACAA TTCCTTGCACCCCCACCAACGTCTCAGCATCAGTGGAGTGCAGCCTGGATTCTGCTGTTGTCAACTGGACGACGAGCATCGGTGCAATATTCTACATTGCTGTTGCTCAAGATACAAACGGAAATGTTCACAGCTGCAATTCAATGGGCACCAACTGTCTGATCGAAGGCCTAAACTGTGGACAGAATTATACTGCTAGTGTTATTGGCACTAATCTCAAGTGCAACAGCACCGTCAGTCAGGAGGTCACCTTTATGACGG caccttgtCCTCCAACCAACATTGAGGCCTTCAGAGACTGTGACGCCAATCATGCTCTGATCGTGTGGCAGAACCATCGGCCCACAGGCCTCTACACAGCCACGATAGTGGATCGGACCGGGGCTGAGCTCGACTGCACCAGCAGCACAGTGAACAACTGTAAAATCCCCTCTCTGCCTTGTGGAAAGAAATACAACGTCACCGTCACCTACCATGATGGAAACTGTCCGTCCACCTCGACCTCAATAAGCATGGACTCAG tgcCATGTGGTCCCGAGGATGTGAGGGCCAGTGTGACCTGCATCACCGGCGAGGTGACAGTCAGCTGGAACATCTCCATTCCTTCAGAGAACTACACCACTGTCTTCTCCAGAGGAATGGGCCAGGACCAATACTGTAACTCCACAGAGACCCAGTGCATCATGAAAGGGTTGATATGTGGAAGCTCTTACACGGTGACTGTCTTCTCTGTCACCGGGTCGTGCTTCAGTCTGCCGAGTCCAGATGTCACGGTGCAAACGT TGCCTTGTCCTCCCACCAGTGTCTCAGCCGCGCACACGTGTGCTCCTGATCCTGTTCCTGTGTCATGGGTCCCCAGTGACAGTGCCAAGTATTACACTGCTGTCGCTGTGAGCAGTGGAGGCCATAGGTCTGAGTGCACCACCAGTGGATCTTCCTGCAGCCTTCCAGGACTACACTGTGGAGAGGTTTACACCATTGGTGTTTCAGGAGCTGATGACAGCTGTACAGGTCAACTGAGCAGCACCGTCTCCCTGGACACAG AGCCATGCCCTCCCTCTAATGTGTCCAGCCGGCTGATGTGCAGCGCCACTGCTGCCCAGGTGTGGTGGGCCCCGAGTACAAACGCAGTGGGCTATACTGTGGTAGCCAACACCAATGGACAGAGCCTCACCTGCAACAGCTCTAGTCCCAACTGCACGCTGAGCAACCTGGTCTGCGGCCAAACCTATGACATTCTGGTGAAGGCCACAGACGGCTCCTGTGTCAGCAACTATAGTGCCCCCTTCAGGCAAGACCAAG TGCCATGTGCTCCAGGGAACGTCAGTACAGACTTGTCATGCGTCACCAATGATGTAACAGTGAGCTGGACTGCATCCGCTGTGCCCCTCAACTACAGTGCCACCGCCATGCCGCTGGGTGGAAACGCTAGTGCTGTCACCTGCAGCACTAACAGTGCCAGCTGTGTACTTAGTGGCCTTCAGTGTGGCCAGACTTATAATGTCTCTGTCAAAGCATCCTCAGGCAGCTGCAGTGGCTCATACAGCCCCACACAGACACTTCGGACAG CACCGTGCTCCCCTCAGAGCTTAACAGCAGTCACAGACTGTGGTACAAACTTTCTTCGGGCCTCCTGGAACGCCTCTGTTGGTGCTACCTACTACACAGCGACACTGACGGGCCCCGGTGGCTTCTCTGAAACCTGCACCTCATCCAATCTCACCTGCTCTTTTGCTGGACTGCAGTGTGCCAGCCAGTACAAGCTCACGGTAACGTCCCAGGACAGCCTCTGCTCCAGCGCTCCCAGTCAAAGACCTTTGATGACAG gaccatgtGACCCGGTCAATGTGACCAGCGTCCTCCAGTGTGGCTCAGACGCGGCCACAGTGTCCTGGGCTGCAGCTGCCGGGGCTGTGGCTTACACTGTCCACGCACAAGAGGCCAGCTCTCAACGTTATGCAACCTGTAGGACTAGTACTACATCCTGCCAGCTGAATCAATTGCAGTGTGGAAAAATTTACAACGTGACTGTGATGGCTGAGGATGCCAACTGTAACAGCACTGGAGCAAGCAGAGCAGTCATAATGACAG CTCCTTGCTCTCCCTCTATCCTGAGTAGCTCTCTGATCTGTGGCACCAACTCCTCTCTTCTGTCATGGATGCCAATGGTTGATGCCACCGGTTACATAGTCAATGCAACAGCTGCAAATGGCCACAGCGCTTCGTGCAACTCGGCCACTGCTTCGTGCACCCTGACAGATCTCCTGTGTAGTGAGACCTACATGGCCAGAGTCACTGCTCGAGGGGACCACTGTGACAGTGCACCTGGAACCATTGCCAACATTACCACAG ttccCTGTTCTCCAGATATCATATCTAAGCGATATACCTGTAGCACCAACACAGCGGTGCTTAGGTGGACTGAACCTGTGGGGAGCCTCGGCTTCCATGCTCAGGTAGCAGGACAAGGGTTTCAAGATGGCTGCCACACTACTAATACCAGCTGTGAGTTCCAGGATCTTCCTTGTGGCCTGGATTTCAGTGTAACTGTCCAAGCTCAGGGGGCAGAgtgcaacagcagcacaagtgcCAGCAAATCCCTTAAAAcag TTCCGTGTGCCCCGAGGAACGTGAGCGCCGCTCTGATATGCGCCAATCACTCCGCCCTGGTGACATGGGTGGGAAGCCCCAGTGCTCTAGGATATAATGTGACAGTGACGGGCCaggatggacacacacaccactgccaCACCAACACTACCAGCTGTCAAGTCCCCAACATCCACTGTGGTGAAACCTACAGCGTCACAGTTGCACCGTATTCTGAGATGTGCACAGGAAACCCAAGTGCAGCTTACAGCTTTAGAGCAG gCCTTTGCGCTCCCAGTAACACCAGTGTGTCCCAGGCTTGTGAGGACAGCACCGTCTCTTGGTCTCATGTAACCGGGGCTGATATGTACATAGCGACGGCAACTGCACCAGATGGGCACACTCATACCTGCAGCTCCAACTATTCCAACACATGCAATTTCACTGACCTCCACTGTGGGGAAACTTATTCTGTAGCTGTTGTAACTGTGGACAGGGGCTGTCAGAGCGAGCCAAGCTCGGCAGTGGAGCTGAGAACAG CTCTGTGTCCCTCCGCTAACTTCACGGGGCATGTCACCTGTGACTCAAACATGCTGACCCTCTCATGGAGTCCGGTGAGCGGGGACACCTTCCTATTAGAAACTGAGAGGATAGACggcacacacactccctcagtGCTCACGACATCAAACACCTCACACACTTTGTCCAACCTGCCATGTGGACAGAGGTATGCCTTCCGCATTGCAGCCCAGGATGGAAACTGCCGCAGCAACTACAGTCCACCAATAGAAATAAGCACAG ctccttgtcAGCCCTCAAATTTAACCGCCCGCGTGGACTGTGGGACGAATAATGGGAATTTCTCCTGGGCTGAAAGCAGTGGAGCCGGCTTCTACACTGTTGAGGTGACAGGAGAACATGGCCACGTCGCGTCTTGTTCCTCCAATGACACCTCCTGTGCCGTGAAACTTGACTGTGGCCGCTCGTACTCCGCTACACTGGTGGCCTCCACAGAAagctgcaacagcagcaaacacactgacattcagTTTGACTCTG CTCCCTGTCTCCCTGACGACGTATTAGCCGAGTTAGAGTGTAACACCAACGTGTTGAATGTGAGTTGGACTCAGACCCAAGGCTCAGATGACTACACCGCCTGGGCCATCAGCACAGACGGACACAGGGCATCCTGCAACTCAACATCCAACCACTGCTGCATTCATGGGCTGCACTGTGGCAAGATCTACGAGGTGGctgtcacctcctcctccattcacTGCCAGATCATTGCTGGCTCCGACTACAAGGTTCAGTCTG CTCCTTGCAAACCTGAGAACACCTCCGTTGACCAGAACTGCAGCTCCAACGTCATGACAGTGAAGTGGAACCAGGGTGGCGCAACACAGAACTACACCGTCATGGCCACTTCTGCCTCCGGTGTTAACTCCACCTGTGTCTCCACTGAGAGCAGCTGCTCCTTCCTGGACCTGAGCTGTGGTCAGCGCTACACTTTCAGTGTGATGGGACACACTAATGTATGCATGAGTGAGATCAGCACCCCTGTGGAGAAGCTCACTG CCCCATGTTCTCCAACCAGTGTGTCAGCTGACCTGAACTGTTCCACACACAACGCTCTGGTCAGCTGGAGTAGTAGCGCTGAAGCCACAGGATACAGCGTCCAGGCAACCTCCACCGACGGAGACAACTCGTCATGCAGTGCAATGGACACGTCCTGTACCCTTGACAACCTGGTGTGTGGGCAGGAATACACTGTTGTCGTGGAGGGAATGCATACGGGCTGTCCTGGTCCTGCCAGTGCCCCTGCCACACTCACTACAG AGCCCTGTGTTCCTACGAATGTCTCCGTCAGCTACATGATAAGCTCTGCCCTGGTGGTGTGGAGCCCAGCTGGCGGTGCCACCTCTTACTTTGCCAAGGCTCTGACAGACCAGGGCTCCATGTTCACTTGTAGGGGCAGTAACACTTCCTGCGTCTTGACTGGTCTGCAGTGTAGTCAGATCTACAACGTCACTGTAACAGCACGAAACCAGGTCTGTGACAGTATGATGTCCGAAACCTACCGCGTCATGACAG AGCCATGCCCACCCACAAACGTTCAGGCTATTGTGGACTGTGAGCAGCTTAATGCGACTGTGTCATGGCAGCTGAGTGACCTCGCTGTGGGCTACGTTGCCTACTTTGCCAACCAAGATGGACACAATGCTTCCTGCGTTGGCACATACACAGACACGAGTTGTGTCATCTCAGGGCTGATGTGTGGCGCAGTGTACAGTGTCTGGGTCAAGGCCCTGGGGCAGCAGTACAACAGCTCCGACAGCACAATGGTCTCTCTTGTGTCAG GCCCTTGCCAGCCAAGCAGCATCTTAGCCGTCATGGACTGTGAGGCCTTCTCTACCACCATATCCTGGTCGCCCAGTGTCGGAGCTGTGTCCTATGTTACCATGCTTACTGCTTCTTCTGGTCACAATGCCAGCTGCAccaccaaccacacacactgtCAGCCGAGCTCCCTGCAGTGTGGAGAGAAATACAGTGTGACCGTAATAGCTCAAGGAGAGACCTGTAAAAGCTCTGCTCAAATGTCAGGATACCTCACAACAG GGCCCTGCGTTCCTATGAACCTCTCGGTCCACTACAATGTGAGCAATGCCAAAGTGATGTGGGGAGCAGCAAGAGGTGCCAGTTTGTACTCCGTTCAAGCTGTGACGGACCAAGGCCCGACCGCCACATGTGACACCAACAACACTCACTGTTCCCTGACCAGTCTGCAGTGCAGCCAGATCTACAACGTCACCGTGACGGCCCGAAACCAGGCCTGTAACAACACTGTGGTCTCTGCACCCTACCGCGTCATGACGG AGCCCTGCCCACCAGCTAACGTTCAAGCCAGCATACTGTGTGAGCAACTCACCGCGACAGTGTCCTGGCAGCTGAGTGACCTCGCTGTGGGTTACGTTGCCTACTTCGACAACCAAAACGGACACCGCACTTCCTGTGTTggctcagacacagacacccAGTGTGCCGTCTCTGGGCTGATGTGCGGCATAGTGTACAGCGTCTGGGTCAAGGCAGTAGGGCAGCAGTACAACAGCTCTAATAGTGCAGTGGTGTCTCTTACGTCAG CTCCATGCCTGCCCAGAGCGATAGAGGTAGAAGTCAATTGTTACACAGATGGTGCAGCTGTGGTGTCCTGGGATTCCACTTATGGCACATCAAACATTTCTCTGATGGCTGTTATCGGGGGAAGCCTTCAAACTCTGTGCACAACTCAGCGCAACAGCTGTAACGTGACAGGGTTAAGTTGCGGGGAGACCTACAATCTCAGCCTCACCGCCACCAACGAGCAATGCAGCCTCACAGCCCCAACACACACTAACCTCACCACac GTCCTTGCACTCCTCAGGGTGCAGCTGTCACCTTGCGATGTGGCTCCCGTACTGCGGTCCTTTCCTGGGATGAGAGATCTGATGTTGAACTGTACATGGCAAGCGCCACAAAGGCGTCAGGAGACGAAGTGATGAAGTGTAACACTACAGGATCTACCTGTCAGTTCCCTGGTCTGGACTGTGGAGAAATGTATAACTTTACTGTCAAAGCGCACATTCAAGGCTGCTTTAGCCAGGCCAGTAGCACTGTGTTCATCCAAACAG aGCCCTGCCAGCCTGTGATTGCCTCTGTTCAGGCGCTCTGTCAGAGCGAGCACGTCCAGATCTCCTGGCACCAAGCGAGTGGCGTAGATAATTACTTAGTTACAGCCAAAGGGAGCCTCGGATACACGCTGACCCACAACACGACCCAGGGCCTCCTGTCTGCCAGTTTACCGTGCGGACAGCACTATAATGTCACAGTGCAAGGACGGAGCAGCGAATGTGACAGCGTCCCCAGCAGCCCCGCCTTCTTCAAAACCA CCCCGTGTACGCCCAGGGATGTGGCGACGTACGTGGAGTGTGAGTTTGACACAGGCTCTATGAGCTGGGCGCCAAGTGATGGGGCGGAAACGTACATCGCCGTGGCAACAGGCCTCGATGGACACAGTCACAGTTGTGTCACCGACAACACCTCCTGCACCTGGAGCGACCTGCACTGTGGGGAGGAGTACACCGTCGTAGTGAGGGCGAAGTCTGGGAACTGTAGCAGCCTGCCCAGCAACAGCTCAGTCATCCACATGG AGCCTTGTGTGCCCCAGAATCTGTCCGTCTCCGTCGACTGTGGCATGGACGTCGTTTCTCTGAGGTGGGAGGCCAGCAGTGGGTCAAACATGTACACGGTGTCAGCAGAGGCAGGGGGCAAATCAGTTGACCTCAGCACTAACATCACCACGGCAGACTTCCCCTCGTTAACCTGCGGACAGAACTACAGCCTCACGGTCACACCTCTCAACCAGCACTGCCCTGGCAACTCCAGCGCAGCCACCTCCGTGCGGACGC GGCCGTGCCCACCCATGGGAGTCTCCACCAGGCAGGACTGTCTCTCTAGCATCGTCATGGTAACCTGGCAGCCTGGTAACGGGTCAGACTACTACACAGCCACCATGCAGACCGACACGGGCATCTCTAAGATGTGCATGTCAGACAGCAACACATGCAGCGTCCCTGGCTTGATGTGTGGGCACAACTTCTCTGTGTCGGTCACAGCCTCCAACCAACAGTGTAACGTCACCTCTAGTCAGACCACAAGTCTGCAGTCAG TGCCATGTGCTCCCGCTAACGTCTCGGTGGCGATGGACTGTGCCAACAACACCGCCGTCGTGTCCTGGCCTGCGAGTCGGGGGGCTCGTCAGTACTTAGTGACAGCCCACAGTAGCCACGGCAACGACAGCTGCCAGACCTCTGACCTCCGCTGTAGCCTCGGCAACCTCACATGTGGCAGCAGCTACACTGTCCGGGTGGTTGCCATGGATGACCGTTGCTCTAGTATTCAGAGTCAGGCGCTGATGTTCAGCTCAG GCCCCTGCCCACCTCAGAACGTGAGTGCCCAGGTGAGCTGTTCGTCAGACAGCGTGACCGTTTCCTGGGACGCCGTCAGAGATGCTGACCACTTTTTGGTCTTGTTAACTGCGGAGAACGGAGGAACCGCCGGCTCGTGTAACACCACAAACACTGCATGTTCCGTCAGCAATGCCACGTGTGGAAATACATACTCATTTCAGGTCACCTCTGTCAGAGGCGGCTGCCGCAGCCAGCACGGTCACGCCCACAGCATCCAGACAG CTCCCTGCCAGCCTCAGGGAATCAGAGGCAGGCTGGACTGTGTCACTAATTCTGCGTGGATATCATGGGAAGCTGCATCTGGGGCGGACAGCTACCTGGTGTCAGCTTTGGGAGGAGAGGACCACGCAGCCAACTGCACTACGTCCACCAACTCTACATGTGAGGTGGAAGACCTGGCCTGTGGGGTGCTGTACAACTTCAGCGTCACTGCTAAAAATGCCAAGTGTGAGAGTCAGCCCAGTGCCGCCATCAAGCTGCAGACAG CGCCCTGCTCCCTCTCTGCTATCACAGCCTTCCCCCGGTGTCACAATTCCTCCATCCTCGTGACATGGGGGCTCATGGAGGGCGGCGATGGAACCACTCTGTACACCGCTACGGCAGAAGCCAGCGATCACACCTATCTGTCCTGCAATGACACCGGCACCAGCTGCTACCTCCACGGAGCTCAGTGCGACCTCCATTACACCATCATAGTAGCTGCTTCATCAGACCGGTGCAGCAGCATGAGAAGTCCACCCTACAGAGTTAGCATGG AGCCCTGTCCACCCAGAGATGTGATGGTGAAACCCTCCTGCGAGGACAGCAGTGCCTTGATATCCTGGGCTCCCTCTCCGGTTGCCGAAACCTACCACGTTGTCGCCACGGCTGCAGACGGACACGTGCACACATGCAACGCCACTGCCTCCACTAACTGCAGCATGTCCGAGCTCCACTGCGACCAGCGGTACACGGTGCTCGTGACCGCCAGCCACGAGAACTGCTCCAGCAAAGCCAGTCAAAATGCAACACTGTACACAG GTCCGTGCCAACCGAGCGGACTCTCGGTTACTTTTGACTGCAACAATCAGTCTGCGATGCTGACATGGGCGCCCAGCGATAATGCTGGAGACTACTATGGCTGTGCCCAGGATGGAAATGGGACCATGCTCTACTGTCACAGCACAACACCCTCCTGTTCTATTGACAGCCTTAACTGTGGAACCGTCTACAATTTCTCCGTCCAGGCCTCGGATGGGGCATGCAACAGCTCCTTCAGTGACCCTGTTCAGGGTGGAGCAG TTCCCTGTCCCCCAGATGCTGTCGAGGTGCAGCTTCTGCCGATGGCGATGGAAGTCCAGGTGTTGCACTTCAGCTGGACACAGATCGCCTGTGCGGACACAGAGTACCTGCTGACCTTGACGGGAAGTCTACTGGGAGACAGCGAGACAATGTTCAAGATCTCCTCCTACTGGACGAGCGTCACGTACTTTGAGGTTCCTCTCCCCTGCGGCTCATCCTACGCCGCCACAGTGCAGAGCAGGAACGCGGCGGGAACGGGTGACAGCTCCGCGCCTCTCAATGGAACCACAG GTCCATGTCAGCCATCAGGAGTGACGTACAGCGGCAACAGCTCCTTTGCAACGATTTCGTGGGACGCCTCGGCGTACGCCACCGAGTACACCGTGTACGACAACGGTGTAACGCCGAGAGCCCAGCTGTGCAACACCACGGGGCTGTCCTGCTCTCTGTCCAACATCGCTTCCACAAACCTGGTGATCACAGCCAGTAACGCCGCTGGAGAAAGTGAAGCAACAAGCGTCACAGTTG TGACGACACAAGGACGCAGGAGGAGAGATCTGAGCGAACAAATGACGGTGAAGA GTGGCCTCTCGGCTCCGGTGCTGGACGTCACACAAGCAATGTCGACGGTTATCTTCATCGAGTGGTCTCAAGCGGAGGCCGCTTCCCATTACAGCCTGTTGGTCAAGAAGCAAGGCAGCACCGGTGAGCGCCAGGAGCTGACGGTGTACGGGGAAAGCATCATCCTCACCGATCTGAGCCCCG